The following DNA comes from Candidatus Binatia bacterium.
GCGGTACTTCACTAGATCCGCGAAGTGCTCGGGTTCGACTGGATAGTCCGGGTAGACGGCCGCGAGGTGCTCGGCTTCGACCGCGAAGTTCGGAAACGTGACCTTGCCATTCTCTTCGAAGGCGCCGCCGTACCAGACCATCCCGACCGCAGCGTCGACGCCCTTGACCGCGCGCACCTTGCGCGCGAACGACTCGGGCATCGAGTAGACGAGGCCGGCTTTGTGGTGGACCGAGATCCGAACGTCGCTGGCCGCGCTATCGAGGATCCGGTCGAGTGCGGCGGGCATCGTGAGCAGAAGGCACACGAGGACGACGGCGAGGGTGATCGCGCCCGCGGTGAACGTGGTGCGCAGCTTGTTGCGCAGGAGATTCGCGATGACGAGGCGGGTGTAGCTCATCGCGGCCCGCCGATGCTCGCCGTGAGTGCGTCGGAGGCCCGCTTCGCGGCGTCCGGGTCGAGAAGGAGTCCCTTGTCGAGATGGTGTGCTTCGTCCACGAAGCGCAGCGCCCGCGGGTCGTGCGTGACCATGACCACCGTCTTGCCGAAGCCGTTCTTCAGCGTACGGAGGAGGTCGAGGATGGTCTCGGCGTTCTTGGCGTCGAGGTCTCCCGTCGGTTCGTCGGCGACGATCAGGTCCGGGTCCGTGACGATCGCGCGCGCGATCGCGACGCGTTGCTGTTCCCCACCCGAGAGTGTCGCGGGGAAGTGCTCGAGCCGGTCATCGAGACCGACGACGCGAAGGGCCGTCTGTGCGCGTTCCTTTCGTTCTGCCTTTCCGAGATCCGTCAGCAATAGAGGGAGGGCGACGTTCTCCAGCGCGGAGAGCACCGGCATCAGGTTGAAGAACTGGAAGATCAGCCCGACATGATGCGCGCGCCATCGCGCGAGTTCGTCCTCGCTCAAGGCGGGTAGGGCTTGTCCGCCGACGACCACCTCGCCTCTCGAGGGATGGTCGATCCCCGAGATGAGGTTCAAGAGAGTGGACTTCCCGGAGCCGGACGGACCCATGAGGGCGACGAAGCGCCCGGCCGGGATTGAGAGGCTCACGTCGTCGAGCGCGTGGATCTCATCGGCGCCCCGCACGTAGTGGCGCGAAACGTTGCGAACTTCGATCAGCGAGTGGTTCGCCATGGGCTCTACTTCGTTTTCTCGTAGGTGCCGATCAGCTTAGCTTCCCCTACGACATGGCCCTCCATTGCCTTCTCGAGCGCGCGCGCGGGCGCGATTCCGAGATCAGCGAGGGTCGTGGACAGGGCGTACAGTTTGAAGACGTAGCGATGGCGTCCGATGGGTGGGCACGGTCCGGCCCAGCCGGCGCGCTTCCAGTCGTTACCGCCTTGCCGCGTACCGTCGGGGAGCGCTTCGGTCGCGACATCCCGCTGCAGCCCCGTCGCTGCGCCGGAGATATCGTAGAGGACCCAGTGTACCCAGGTCCGCGTCGGCGCGGCGGGATCCGGAACGTCGGGGTCCTCGACGATCAACACGAACGACTTTGTCCCCGCGGGAGTGCCCGACCAAGAGAGCTCGGGGGACACGTCGATCCCCTGACACGTGTACTCCCGGGGAATGGCGCCGTTCGCTTCGAACGCCTTGCTGGCCAGCGAAAAGGAGCGTGCCGGCGAAACGAGGACGAAGAGGAGGAGGCCCGTGAGCAGGATCCTTCGCATCCAGGATCCTACGGCGTCACGGCGCGCCGGTCCAGAGCCGCGCCCTCTCCGCGACCGTTTGACAGGCTGATCAGAGTCGCGTTGTTGGGCACGATGAGCGCGAAACGAACGTGGGTGGTCGGATGGGCGGCGGCGTTGGTTGCCGGACTGATCCTGGCGGGCTCGTCTCCGCGAGCGATGGCCGAGGCCGGATGCACTCTGTACGCGCAGGACACGTTTCCCTACGGAATGGTGTGGTGGCGCGTCGGCGGGGACGGGGGACGGGCCCCCGGTATCAAGGGCTTCCCGGAGGGTCGAACCGCGTACCTCATCACCGGTGTCCGTCCCGACGGGGTTCTCGTCCAGAACCGTGAAGCGCGCTATCCGCGGGTGCTCGGCTGGAAGGTCGTCGGGCGCAGTGAGATCTCGCTCGACGGCAGGAAGACCTGGCAGTCGGGCTGTGCGGCGAAGTGACCCCGCGTCGGATGAACCCGTCGGAGGAGACGGTTAGGGTGATCCGTGATGGCTGAGCCTTCCGTTCCTGGCGTGGTCCGCATCGGGCTGGTCCAGATGCAGTGCGAGGAAGACCCCGAGCGCAACCTCGCCGAGGCGCTCGCGCGGATCGCGGAAGCGAAGGAGCTCGGCGCGAAGATCGTCTGTCTGCCCGAGCTGTTTCGCTCGCGCTACTTCTGTCAGACCGAAGATCACGACAAGTTCGATCTCGCAGAGCCCATTCCGGGGCCGACGAGTGACGCGCTCGCCGCAGCCGCGCGGAAACACGAAGTCGTCCTGATCGGCTCCATCTTCGAGCGTCGCGCAGCGGGCGTCTACCACAACTCCGCGTGCGTCTACGATGCCGATGGCAGCCTCGTTGGGCTGTATCGAAAGATGCACATCCCCGACGATCCGCTCTACCACGAGAAGTTCTACTTCACGCCGGGTGATCTGGGATTTCGAGCCTTCCCGACGCGCTACGGAAAGATCGGCGTTCTGGTCTGTTGGGACCAATGGTTTCCCGAGGCGGCGCGGCTGACTGCGCTGCAAGGGGCCGAGATCCTCTTCTATCCAACCGCCATCGGGTGGCACGACGAAGAGAAGGCCGAGCATGGCGACGGTCAGCACGACGCGTGGCAGACCGTGCAACGCGGGCACGCGGTGGCCAACGGCGTCTACGTGGCGGCGCCGAATCGCGTGGGCCAGGAAGGTACGGTTGAATTCTGGGGCGGGTCGTTCGTCTCGGGACCCTTCGGGGACGTGATGGCGACGGCGGGGCACGAGTCTGCGGAGGTTCTCATCGCGGATTGCGATCTGGCTCGCGTTGAAGAGGTGCGTCGGCACTGGCCGTTCTTGCGCGACCGACGGGTGGACGCCTACCGGGGCATCACCCGCCACTTCCTCGATGACTGACGAGATGGCGGCCGACACGCCACGCGGCCT
Coding sequences within:
- a CDS encoding ABC transporter ATP-binding protein; protein product: MANHSLIEVRNVSRHYVRGADEIHALDDVSLSIPAGRFVALMGPSGSGKSTLLNLISGIDHPSRGEVVVGGQALPALSEDELARWRAHHVGLIFQFFNLMPVLSALENVALPLLLTDLGKAERKERAQTALRVVGLDDRLEHFPATLSGGEQQRVAIARAIVTDPDLIVADEPTGDLDAKNAETILDLLRTLKNGFGKTVVMVTHDPRALRFVDEAHHLDKGLLLDPDAAKRASDALTASIGGPR
- a CDS encoding YbhB/YbcL family Raf kinase inhibitor-like protein, translating into MRRILLTGLLLFVLVSPARSFSLASKAFEANGAIPREYTCQGIDVSPELSWSGTPAGTKSFVLIVEDPDVPDPAAPTRTWVHWVLYDISGAATGLQRDVATEALPDGTRQGGNDWKRAGWAGPCPPIGRHRYVFKLYALSTTLADLGIAPARALEKAMEGHVVGEAKLIGTYEKTK
- a CDS encoding carbon-nitrogen hydrolase — encoded protein: MAEPSVPGVVRIGLVQMQCEEDPERNLAEALARIAEAKELGAKIVCLPELFRSRYFCQTEDHDKFDLAEPIPGPTSDALAAAARKHEVVLIGSIFERRAAGVYHNSACVYDADGSLVGLYRKMHIPDDPLYHEKFYFTPGDLGFRAFPTRYGKIGVLVCWDQWFPEAARLTALQGAEILFYPTAIGWHDEEKAEHGDGQHDAWQTVQRGHAVANGVYVAAPNRVGQEGTVEFWGGSFVSGPFGDVMATAGHESAEVLIADCDLARVEEVRRHWPFLRDRRVDAYRGITRHFLDD